One segment of Amycolatopsis alba DSM 44262 DNA contains the following:
- a CDS encoding SGNH/GDSL hydrolase family protein, translated as MVATVTVISVEVTPSPEPLLPPAPAVPRSARRLVVLGDSTAVGLGDPLPDRGGWRGVGPLVAEALGVEPDGYLNPSFTGARMGCVLTKQLPAAVAHRPDVALVVAGMNDTLRPDFSADKIAADLTEVIRSLAAVGTTVVPVRYHDHGKVFRLPQSLRRALSERVAELNAAIDGVVEREGVPCLDLELLPGAYDLTAWSVDRLHPSELGHRMLATGFTERLAEAGFAVPLPVSLTCSGGVEPSTAGHLGWLVLKGVPWVWRRGREFVPYAAVIMWHSFRERLR; from the coding sequence ATGGTGGCAACCGTGACCGTGATCAGTGTCGAAGTCACTCCGAGTCCCGAACCTCTCCTTCCACCTGCCCCGGCCGTACCCCGGTCCGCTCGCAGACTGGTCGTGCTCGGCGATTCCACGGCCGTCGGCCTGGGTGACCCGTTGCCGGACCGGGGCGGCTGGCGCGGGGTCGGCCCGCTCGTCGCCGAGGCGCTGGGCGTCGAGCCGGACGGCTACCTGAACCCGTCGTTCACCGGAGCGCGAATGGGGTGCGTGCTGACGAAGCAGCTTCCCGCGGCCGTGGCGCACCGCCCGGACGTCGCGCTGGTCGTGGCGGGGATGAACGACACGCTGCGTCCCGATTTCAGCGCCGACAAGATCGCCGCGGACCTCACCGAGGTGATCCGTTCACTGGCCGCCGTCGGCACCACCGTGGTGCCGGTGCGCTACCACGACCACGGCAAGGTGTTCCGCCTCCCGCAGTCGTTGCGGCGGGCGCTGAGCGAGCGGGTGGCCGAGCTGAACGCCGCCATCGACGGTGTCGTCGAGCGCGAGGGCGTGCCGTGTCTCGACCTCGAACTGCTGCCGGGCGCCTACGACCTCACCGCGTGGAGCGTCGACCGGCTGCACCCGTCGGAACTCGGGCACCGGATGCTGGCGACCGGGTTCACCGAACGGCTCGCCGAGGCCGGGTTCGCGGTACCGCTGCCGGTCAGCCTGACCTGCTCGGGAGGGGTGGAGCCGAGCACCGCCGGGCACCTCGGCTGGCTGGTGCTCAAGGGTGTCCCGTGGGTGTGGCGGCGGGGCCGCGAGTTCGTGCCGTACGCGGCCGTGATCATGTGGCACTCGTTCCGGGAGCGGCTGCGCTGA
- a CDS encoding DUF389 domain-containing protein: MLHLRAVCPPDRTDEAIRILRAHAGTAHLVVHHGVAVAPEGDLVEADIAREAADEIIESLCGLDLDHTGGITLEALDTAVSDAADKAEEQAPGEAADAVVWQELVGRSGEESRLTWTFQAFLTIACLLASVGVITNSAVTIVGAMVVGPEFGPLAAMAVGLVLRRRDLVRQGGAALLGGFPIAMVITLGVVLVGNATGVLEVSKLADNHEVDFVYQVGIASLIVALLAGAAGMLSMTSAKSAALVGVFISVTTVPAAGYAVVAGVAGQWDRCLYSTGQLLVNLIGIVAAAAIVLTLRRRGQRSRVTERPLSRG; encoded by the coding sequence ATGCTCCATCTCAGGGCCGTGTGCCCGCCGGACCGGACCGACGAAGCGATCCGGATCCTGCGGGCACACGCCGGGACCGCGCACCTCGTCGTGCATCACGGGGTGGCGGTCGCGCCCGAGGGCGACCTGGTCGAGGCGGACATCGCCCGTGAGGCGGCGGACGAGATCATCGAGTCGCTCTGCGGGCTCGATCTCGACCACACCGGCGGGATCACCCTGGAAGCTCTCGACACCGCGGTGTCCGACGCCGCGGACAAGGCCGAAGAGCAGGCGCCGGGTGAAGCCGCGGACGCGGTGGTGTGGCAGGAACTCGTCGGCCGGTCCGGCGAGGAGTCCCGGCTGACCTGGACGTTTCAGGCATTCCTGACCATCGCGTGCCTGCTGGCCTCGGTCGGCGTCATCACGAACTCGGCCGTCACCATCGTCGGCGCGATGGTCGTGGGGCCGGAATTCGGCCCGCTGGCGGCGATGGCGGTCGGCCTGGTGCTGCGCCGCCGGGATCTCGTGCGACAGGGAGGGGCCGCGCTGCTCGGCGGCTTCCCGATCGCGATGGTGATCACCCTCGGTGTGGTGCTGGTGGGCAACGCCACCGGAGTGCTCGAGGTCAGCAAGCTCGCGGACAACCACGAGGTCGATTTCGTTTACCAGGTGGGAATCGCGTCCCTGATCGTGGCACTGCTCGCCGGCGCGGCGGGAATGCTTTCCATGACCTCGGCCAAATCGGCCGCGCTCGTGGGCGTCTTCATCTCGGTGACGACGGTGCCCGCGGCCGGGTACGCGGTGGTCGCCGGGGTTGCCGGTCAGTGGGACCGGTGCCTGTATTCGACCGGCCAGCTGCTGGTCAATCTCATCGGAATCGTTGCAGCTGCGGCCATTGTGCTGACATTGCGCCGTCGTGGGCAACGATCGAGGGTGACGGAACGTCCGCTTTCACGCGGGTGA
- the aspS gene encoding aspartate--tRNA ligase, with amino-acid sequence MLRTHKAGTLRAEHAGQTVTLTGWVARRRDHGGVIFIDLRDVSGVSQVVFREGEMAERAHLLRSEYCVRIVGEVSKRPEGNANTEIPTGEIEVLVTELEVLSEAAVLPFPIDDRVDVGEEVRLKHRYLDLRRSGPAAAMRLRSEVNRAAREVLHAQEFVEVETPTMTRSTPEGARDFVVPARLKPGSWYALPQSPQLFKQLLMVGGLERYYQIARCYRDEDFRADRQPEFTQLDIEMSFVEQDDVIALGEDIVTALWKLIGAEIPRPFRRITYAEAMEKYGSDKPDLRFDLELTDMTAFFADTPFRVFQAPYVGAVVMAGGADQPRRTLDAWQDFAKQRGHRGLAYILVNEDGTLGGPVAKNLSEKERETVADAVGAKPGDCVFFAAGKPADARALLGATRLEIGSRLGLIDENAWSFVWVVDFPMFISADESDDVAVGGGKWKALHHAFTSPTPEWIGKLADDPGNALAYAYDIVCNGNEIGGGSIRIHQQELQKQVFELMGLGEEEAQEKFGFLLDAFAFGPPPHGGIAFGWDRIVMLLAKADSLRDVIAFPKTGGGFDPLTSAPAPITPEQRKEAGIDAKPAPPAKN; translated from the coding sequence GTGCTTCGCACCCACAAAGCCGGCACCTTGCGTGCCGAGCACGCCGGTCAGACGGTCACCCTCACCGGATGGGTGGCCCGGCGGCGCGATCACGGCGGCGTCATCTTCATCGATCTGCGTGACGTCAGCGGCGTGAGCCAGGTCGTCTTCCGCGAAGGCGAGATGGCCGAGCGCGCCCACCTGCTGCGCTCCGAGTACTGCGTCCGCATCGTCGGCGAGGTTTCGAAGCGGCCCGAGGGCAACGCCAACACCGAGATCCCCACCGGCGAGATCGAGGTGCTGGTCACCGAGCTCGAGGTGCTGTCCGAGGCCGCCGTGCTGCCGTTCCCGATCGACGACCGGGTCGACGTCGGCGAAGAGGTGCGCCTCAAGCACCGCTACCTCGACCTGCGCCGCAGCGGCCCCGCCGCCGCGATGCGCCTGCGCAGCGAGGTCAACCGTGCCGCCCGTGAGGTGCTGCACGCGCAGGAGTTCGTCGAGGTCGAGACCCCGACCATGACCCGCTCCACCCCCGAGGGCGCCCGCGACTTCGTGGTCCCGGCCCGGCTCAAGCCCGGCTCCTGGTACGCGCTCCCGCAGTCGCCGCAGCTGTTCAAGCAGCTGCTCATGGTCGGCGGGCTCGAGCGGTACTACCAGATCGCGCGCTGCTACCGGGACGAAGACTTCCGCGCCGACCGGCAGCCGGAGTTCACCCAGCTCGACATCGAGATGAGCTTCGTCGAGCAGGACGACGTCATCGCCCTCGGCGAGGACATCGTGACCGCGCTGTGGAAGCTGATCGGCGCCGAGATCCCCCGGCCGTTCCGGCGCATCACCTACGCCGAGGCGATGGAGAAGTACGGCTCGGACAAGCCGGACCTGCGCTTCGACCTCGAACTCACCGACATGACGGCCTTCTTCGCCGATACCCCGTTCCGCGTGTTCCAGGCGCCGTACGTCGGCGCCGTCGTGATGGCGGGCGGGGCCGACCAGCCGCGCCGCACCCTCGACGCCTGGCAGGACTTCGCCAAACAGCGCGGGCACCGCGGTCTCGCGTACATCCTGGTCAACGAGGACGGCACGCTCGGCGGGCCGGTCGCGAAGAACCTGTCGGAGAAGGAGCGCGAGACGGTCGCGGACGCCGTCGGCGCCAAGCCCGGTGACTGTGTCTTCTTCGCCGCCGGCAAGCCCGCCGACGCGCGGGCGCTGCTCGGCGCCACCCGGCTGGAGATCGGCAGCCGTCTCGGCCTGATCGACGAGAACGCCTGGTCGTTCGTCTGGGTCGTCGACTTCCCGATGTTCATCTCGGCCGACGAGTCCGACGACGTCGCGGTCGGCGGCGGCAAGTGGAAGGCGCTGCACCACGCCTTCACCTCGCCCACCCCAGAGTGGATCGGCAAACTCGCCGACGACCCCGGCAACGCGCTGGCCTACGCCTACGACATCGTCTGCAACGGCAACGAGATCGGCGGCGGCTCGATCCGTATCCACCAGCAGGAACTGCAGAAGCAGGTCTTCGAGCTGATGGGCCTCGGCGAGGAGGAGGCGCAGGAGAAGTTCGGCTTCCTGCTCGACGCCTTCGCCTTCGGACCGCCGCCGCACGGCGGTATCGCGTTCGGCTGGGACCGGATCGTCATGCTGCTGGCCAAGGCCGACTCGCTGCGTGACGTCATCGCGTTCCCGAAGACCGGCGGCGGGTTCGACCCGCTGACCTCGGCCCCGGCGCCGATCACGCCGGAGCAGCGCAAGGAGGCGGGCATCGACGCCAAGCCCGCGCCGCCCGCCAAGAACTGA
- the merB gene encoding organomercurial lyase, whose product MTTRTDRTAAVRIAWAATKLTKAGRHPIAIGRLAATVGMDPAEAHRLMDLMGFVIRDGLVVMDRGSRSGQSRDGSDRYRVDLFLLAVATGEPVHADAVCPATGARVRVHFTRAHVLSVDPPHAVVAASRLSDIDLTVGQDYVEALVCTQLFASREAAAGWLLDNIDGRVLSVPDYLAHTRRMAAALEAWPTI is encoded by the coding sequence TTGACCACCCGTACGGATCGCACCGCCGCTGTCCGCATCGCCTGGGCCGCGACCAAGCTGACCAAAGCGGGCCGGCACCCCATCGCCATCGGCAGGCTCGCCGCCACCGTCGGCATGGACCCCGCCGAGGCACACCGGCTGATGGACCTGATGGGCTTCGTCATCCGTGACGGCCTGGTCGTGATGGACCGCGGTTCCCGGTCCGGCCAGTCCAGGGACGGCTCCGACCGGTACCGGGTGGACCTGTTCCTGCTGGCCGTCGCCACCGGCGAACCCGTGCACGCGGACGCGGTCTGCCCGGCGACCGGGGCACGCGTGCGGGTGCACTTCACCCGCGCGCACGTCTTGAGCGTCGACCCGCCGCACGCCGTCGTCGCCGCGTCACGGCTGTCCGATATCGATCTCACCGTCGGCCAGGACTACGTCGAGGCGCTGGTCTGTACCCAGTTATTCGCCTCGCGGGAGGCGGCCGCGGGCTGGCTGCTGGACAACATCGACGGCCGGGTCCTGTCCGTGCCCGACTACCTGGCCCATACGCGGCGGATGGCCGCGGCACTGGAGGCCTGGCCGACGATCTGA
- a CDS encoding intein-containing Rv2578c family radical SAM protein yields the protein MRWDRQRADGGEPVLPGLDGLLRSVRTPEFDGVTFHEVHAKSVLNKVSEGSGVPFGWTVNPYRGCSHACTYCLEGGTPVLMADGRTKPLADLAPGDAIYGTRGRGAGRRLVPTEVLAHWSTLKPAYRVTLDDGTSIVASGDHRFLTGRGWKHVTGTRFGAAQRPHLVGGTELVGVGKLVRTPDDTLGYRAGFLCGMLRSGGFSAEKDAADRALGYLPDFGASVGFVQVPPSPDSHWQRGFLAGLFDLAGSYRHGALRVTHDEQDIVSTFCAALDNFGFRYVKTENVKFRPLWTVQLLGGPSEELRFFHLADPAVGWKRSLDGLAIGRTRRKVSSIEALGIELPLFDITTGTGDFIADGMVTHNCFARNTHTYLDFDAGRDFDTQVIVKVNAPEVLAAQLRRPSWTREHVAMGTNTDPYQRAEGRYGLMPRIITALADSGTPLSILTKGTMLARDLPLLESVSKDVPAGLAISLALLDEGLQRRLEPGTPSPRARLDLIRKARDAGLPCSVLVAPVLPYLTDSVDALDALFARLAEAGATRVTVLPLHLRPGAREWFARWLGREHPELVPKYRELYSRGAYLPKSYRERLGARVGPLLRRHGFGSRADDAERMQVTMPVQRSEEVVPAAEQLKLL from the coding sequence GTGCGATGGGATCGACAGCGGGCGGACGGCGGCGAGCCGGTACTGCCCGGATTGGACGGGTTGCTGCGTTCGGTGCGCACGCCCGAATTCGACGGCGTCACCTTTCACGAGGTGCACGCCAAATCCGTGCTGAACAAGGTGTCCGAGGGATCGGGTGTCCCGTTCGGATGGACGGTGAACCCGTACCGCGGCTGCTCGCACGCGTGTACGTACTGCCTCGAAGGCGGCACGCCGGTCCTGATGGCCGACGGCCGGACGAAGCCACTGGCGGACCTGGCGCCCGGCGACGCGATCTACGGGACACGCGGCCGCGGCGCGGGGCGGCGCCTGGTGCCGACGGAGGTGCTGGCGCACTGGTCGACGCTGAAACCGGCGTACCGCGTGACCCTCGACGACGGAACGTCCATCGTGGCCAGTGGCGACCACCGGTTCCTGACCGGCCGTGGGTGGAAACACGTCACCGGCACCCGGTTCGGCGCGGCGCAGCGGCCGCATCTGGTCGGCGGCACCGAGCTCGTCGGCGTCGGGAAGCTTGTCCGCACCCCGGACGACACCCTCGGCTACCGCGCCGGATTCCTCTGCGGGATGTTGCGCTCCGGCGGTTTCTCGGCCGAAAAGGACGCCGCGGACCGCGCGCTCGGGTACCTCCCCGACTTCGGCGCGTCGGTCGGCTTCGTGCAGGTGCCGCCGTCGCCGGATTCCCATTGGCAGCGCGGGTTCCTGGCGGGACTGTTCGACCTCGCCGGGAGTTACCGGCATGGCGCGCTCCGGGTCACCCATGACGAGCAGGACATCGTCTCGACCTTCTGTGCCGCCCTCGACAACTTCGGCTTCCGTTACGTCAAAACCGAAAACGTCAAGTTCCGTCCGTTGTGGACGGTGCAACTGCTCGGCGGGCCGTCGGAAGAGCTGCGGTTCTTTCACCTCGCCGACCCGGCCGTCGGCTGGAAACGGTCGCTCGACGGTCTCGCCATCGGCCGGACCAGGCGGAAGGTGTCGTCGATCGAAGCGCTCGGCATCGAGCTGCCGCTGTTCGACATCACCACCGGGACCGGTGACTTCATCGCCGACGGCATGGTCACGCACAACTGTTTCGCGCGGAACACCCACACGTACCTGGATTTCGACGCCGGCCGTGACTTCGACACGCAGGTGATCGTGAAGGTCAACGCGCCCGAGGTGCTGGCCGCGCAGCTGCGGCGCCCGAGCTGGACCCGTGAACACGTCGCGATGGGCACGAACACCGATCCCTATCAGCGCGCCGAAGGCCGCTACGGGCTGATGCCGCGCATCATCACCGCGCTCGCGGATTCGGGTACGCCGCTGTCCATCCTGACCAAGGGGACCATGCTGGCCAGGGACCTGCCGTTGCTGGAGTCGGTGTCGAAGGACGTGCCCGCCGGGCTGGCGATCTCGCTCGCGCTGCTGGACGAGGGCCTGCAACGCCGCCTCGAACCGGGCACACCGAGCCCGCGGGCGAGGCTCGACCTGATCCGCAAGGCGCGGGACGCCGGGCTCCCGTGTTCGGTACTGGTCGCCCCGGTGCTGCCGTACCTGACCGACTCGGTGGACGCGCTCGACGCCCTCTTCGCGCGGCTGGCCGAGGCAGGCGCCACCAGGGTCACCGTCCTCCCGTTGCATCTGCGGCCGGGCGCGCGGGAATGGTTCGCGCGCTGGCTCGGCCGGGAACATCCGGAACTCGTGCCGAAATACCGGGAGCTGTACTCGCGCGGCGCCTATCTCCCGAAGTCCTATCGGGAGCGGCTGGGAGCCCGTGTCGGCCCGTTGTTGCGCCGTCACGGTTTCGGTTCCCGTGCCGATGACGCGGAACGAATGCAGGTGACGATGCCCGTGCAGCGCTCGGAAGAGGTGGTGCCTGCCGCGGAACAGCTCAAGCTGTTGTGA